In Amycolatopsis methanolica 239, a single genomic region encodes these proteins:
- the glpK gene encoding glycerol kinase GlpK — protein sequence MPDFVGAVDQGTTSTRFMIFDHGGNEIARHQLEHEQILPRPGWVEHNPTEIWERTRAVIASALTKANLTVADLAALGITNQRETTVVWNRRTGRPYTNAIVWQDTRTDRIASALERGGQGEVIRRKAGLPPATYFSGGKLQWILENVDGVRADAENGDALFGTTDSWLIWNLTGGVDGGVHVTDVTNASRTMLMDLEKLDWDDELLAFFGIPRRMLPEIKPSSGHFGTTRADGPLGGEIAITGVLGDQQAATVGQVCFRPGEAKNTYGTGNFLLLNTGHELVRSKHGLLTTLCYQFGDDKPVYALEGSIAVTGSAVQWLRDQLGIISGASQSETLARQVEDNGGIYFVPAFSGLFAPYWRSDARGAIVGLTRATTNAHLARATLESICYQTRDVVEAMQNDSGVTLDVLRVDGGVTANELCMQLQADILGVPVSRPVVAETTALGAAYAAGLAAGFWRSTDELEQNWNEDRRWEPSWNDAQRAEGYAGWQKAVGRTLDWVDVE from the coding sequence ATGCCCGATTTCGTCGGTGCCGTCGACCAGGGCACCACCAGCACCCGGTTCATGATCTTCGACCACGGGGGCAACGAGATCGCCCGCCACCAGCTGGAGCACGAGCAGATCCTGCCCCGGCCGGGCTGGGTCGAGCACAACCCCACCGAGATCTGGGAGCGCACCCGCGCGGTGATCGCGAGCGCGCTGACCAAGGCGAACCTGACGGTCGCCGACCTGGCCGCGCTCGGCATCACCAACCAGCGCGAGACCACCGTGGTGTGGAACCGGCGCACCGGCCGCCCCTACACCAACGCCATCGTCTGGCAGGACACCCGCACCGACCGGATCGCCTCCGCGCTGGAGCGGGGCGGCCAGGGCGAGGTGATCCGCCGCAAGGCCGGCCTGCCGCCCGCCACGTACTTCTCCGGCGGCAAGCTGCAGTGGATCCTGGAGAACGTCGACGGGGTCCGGGCCGACGCGGAGAACGGCGACGCGCTGTTCGGCACCACCGACAGCTGGCTGATCTGGAACCTCACCGGCGGGGTGGACGGCGGCGTGCACGTCACCGACGTCACCAACGCCTCCCGCACCATGCTGATGGACCTGGAGAAGCTGGACTGGGACGACGAGCTGCTGGCGTTCTTCGGCATCCCGCGCCGGATGCTGCCGGAGATCAAGCCGTCGTCCGGCCACTTCGGCACCACCCGCGCCGACGGGCCGCTCGGCGGCGAGATCGCGATCACCGGCGTGCTGGGCGACCAGCAGGCGGCCACCGTCGGCCAGGTGTGCTTCCGGCCCGGCGAGGCCAAGAACACCTACGGCACCGGCAACTTCCTGCTCCTCAACACCGGCCACGAGCTGGTGCGGTCGAAGCACGGGCTGCTCACCACGCTGTGCTACCAGTTCGGCGACGACAAGCCGGTGTACGCGCTGGAAGGCTCCATCGCGGTCACCGGGTCGGCGGTGCAGTGGCTGCGAGACCAGCTCGGGATCATCAGCGGCGCCTCGCAGAGCGAGACGCTGGCCCGGCAGGTCGAGGACAACGGCGGGATCTACTTCGTCCCGGCGTTCTCCGGGCTGTTCGCGCCGTACTGGCGTTCCGACGCGCGCGGCGCGATCGTCGGCCTGACCCGCGCCACCACCAACGCCCACCTGGCGCGCGCCACCCTGGAATCGATCTGCTACCAGACCCGCGACGTCGTGGAGGCCATGCAGAACGACTCCGGCGTCACGCTCGACGTGCTGCGCGTCGACGGCGGCGTCACCGCGAACGAGCTGTGCATGCAGCTGCAGGCGGACATCCTCGGCGTGCCGGTGTCCCGGCCGGTCGTCGCCGAGACCACCGCGCTCGGGGCCGCCTACGCGGCCGGGCTGGCCGCCGGGTTCTGGCGGTCCACCGACGAGCTGGAACAGAACTGGAACGAGGACCGGCGGTGGGAGCCGTCGTGGAACGACGCCCAGCGCGCCGAGGGGTACGCCGGCTGGCAGAAGGCTGTCGGCCGCACCCTCGACTGGGTCGACGTCGAGTGA
- the glpD gene encoding glycerol-3-phosphate dehydrogenase: protein MSQPLSPAYRGDALRRLANEEFDVLVVGGGVTGAGAALDAASRGLSVALVEARDLAAGTSSRSSKLIHGGLRYLEQLDFKLVREALRERGLLLRTLAPHLVRPVKFLVPLQHRVWERGYIGAGVTLYDTLGGARALPRHRHLSRRRAFEVAPGLADDALIGAIQYYDAQVDDARHTMMIARTAADQGAAVVTRTRVTSLVRDGERVVGARVTDRESGAEITVRARVVIAATGVWSDDIAEAAGIEKPFTVRASKGIHLVVPREKIDLDTGLILRTEKSVLFVIPWGPHWIVGTTDTEWDLDREHPAASRADVDYVLDHVNGVLRKPLTHDDIEGVYAGLRPLLAAKATATTKLSREHAVAHPVPGLVVVAGGKYTTYRVMAADAVDAAMSDVDRPAPPSWTDKLPIVGARGYAEVWEGRYALARRAGLPVARIEHLLGRYGTAVEEVLALVGERPELGEEIPGAPDYLKAEAVYAVTHEGALHLEDVLTRRTRISIEQRDRGLAAAPAVADLIAPELGWTAERRDREVAHYRARVEAERTAQEAPDDATANERRLAVPALG from the coding sequence GTGTCCCAACCCCTGTCCCCCGCATACCGCGGCGACGCGCTGCGGCGGCTGGCGAACGAAGAGTTCGACGTGCTCGTCGTCGGTGGCGGCGTGACCGGCGCGGGCGCCGCGCTGGACGCGGCCTCGCGCGGGCTGTCGGTCGCCCTGGTCGAGGCCCGCGACCTGGCCGCGGGCACGTCCAGCCGGTCGAGCAAGCTGATCCACGGCGGCCTGCGTTACCTGGAGCAGCTGGACTTCAAGCTGGTGCGGGAAGCGCTGCGTGAACGCGGGCTGCTGCTGCGCACCCTCGCGCCGCACCTGGTGCGGCCGGTGAAGTTCCTGGTGCCGCTCCAGCACCGGGTCTGGGAGCGCGGCTACATCGGGGCCGGGGTCACGTTGTACGACACGCTCGGCGGGGCGCGGGCGCTGCCGCGGCACCGGCACCTGAGCCGGCGGCGCGCGTTCGAGGTGGCGCCCGGCCTCGCCGACGACGCGCTGATCGGCGCGATCCAGTACTACGACGCGCAGGTCGACGACGCGCGGCACACGATGATGATCGCGCGCACGGCGGCCGATCAGGGCGCGGCGGTGGTCACCAGGACGCGGGTGACCTCGCTGGTCCGCGACGGCGAGCGGGTCGTGGGCGCGCGGGTCACCGACCGGGAGAGCGGCGCGGAGATCACGGTGCGGGCGCGGGTGGTGATCGCCGCGACCGGGGTGTGGAGCGACGACATCGCCGAGGCCGCCGGCATCGAGAAGCCGTTCACGGTGCGCGCGTCGAAGGGCATCCACCTGGTGGTGCCGCGGGAGAAGATCGACCTGGACACCGGGCTGATCCTGCGCACCGAGAAGAGCGTGCTGTTCGTGATCCCGTGGGGCCCGCACTGGATCGTCGGCACCACGGACACCGAGTGGGACCTGGACCGCGAGCACCCGGCTGCCAGCCGCGCGGACGTGGACTACGTGCTCGACCACGTGAACGGGGTGCTGCGCAAGCCGTTGACGCACGACGACATCGAGGGCGTGTACGCCGGGTTGCGGCCGTTGCTGGCGGCGAAGGCTACCGCGACGACGAAGCTGTCGCGGGAGCACGCGGTGGCGCACCCGGTGCCGGGGCTGGTGGTCGTGGCCGGCGGGAAGTACACGACGTACCGGGTGATGGCGGCGGACGCGGTGGACGCGGCGATGTCCGATGTGGACCGTCCGGCGCCGCCGTCGTGGACAGACAAGCTGCCGATCGTGGGCGCGCGCGGGTACGCGGAGGTCTGGGAGGGCCGGTACGCGCTCGCGCGGCGCGCGGGACTGCCGGTGGCGCGGATCGAGCACCTGCTGGGCCGGTACGGCACGGCGGTCGAGGAGGTCCTGGCGCTGGTCGGTGAGCGGCCGGAGCTGGGCGAGGAGATCCCCGGGGCGCCGGACTACCTGAAGGCCGAGGCCGTGTACGCCGTGACGCACGAAGGCGCGCTGCACCTGGAGGACGTGCTGACGCGGCGGACGCGGATCTCGATCGAGCAGCGGGACCGCGGACTGGCGGCGGCGCCCGCGGTGGCCGACCTGATCGCCCCGGAGCTGGGCTGGACCGCCGAGCGCCGCGACCGCGAGGTGGCGCACTACCGGGCCCGCGTCGAGGCGGAACGCACCGCCCAGGAAGCCCCCGACGACGCGACGGCGAACGAACGCCGCCTGGCGGTGCCGGCGCTGGGGTGA
- a CDS encoding MarR family winged helix-turn-helix transcriptional regulator has translation MAEIDSLEALLARVMRLVATQGDEPAGDGAAAMTLTEGVVLVELFGAGEATQAQLSARLRVDKSRMSRVCSSLERKGLVARERDERNRRNLVVRITGAGTTAAKGLRETWRERHERMLGAMTAEERQGLMLGLRALARELDGFHPPREAI, from the coding sequence GTGGCGGAGATCGACTCGCTGGAGGCCCTGCTCGCCCGGGTCATGCGACTGGTCGCGACGCAGGGCGACGAGCCGGCCGGCGACGGGGCGGCGGCGATGACGCTGACCGAGGGCGTCGTGCTCGTCGAGCTGTTCGGGGCGGGGGAGGCGACGCAGGCGCAGCTCAGTGCCCGGCTGCGGGTGGACAAGAGCCGGATGAGCCGGGTCTGCTCGTCGCTGGAGCGCAAGGGGCTGGTTGCCCGGGAACGGGACGAGCGCAACCGGCGCAACCTCGTCGTGCGGATCACCGGCGCGGGGACCACTGCGGCGAAGGGGCTCCGCGAAACCTGGCGGGAACGGCACGAACGCATGCTCGGCGCGATGACCGCCGAGGAGCGGCAGGGGCTGATGCTGGGGCTGCGGGCGCTGGCCCGCGAACTCGACGGCTTCCACCCCCCGCGGGAGGCGATCTGA
- a CDS encoding class I SAM-dependent methyltransferase: protein MHRTLHGLGQRHLFADGRSYDRHAGRAFRTLHRRVADDVAAAAPSDGLVLDAGCGTGLLAAEIAHRRPDLRVHGVDLQQAMVDVAVERAERAGLADRVAFTVADLADLPLPATTTDLAVSTASMHHWTDVPAIVTALHRVLRPGGPLWIYDIRWAPSRAVRAASAAAGRRTARTLVRTGAFPVALFQRLAA, encoded by the coding sequence ATGCACCGGACACTGCACGGGCTCGGCCAGCGGCACCTCTTCGCCGACGGGCGGTCGTACGACCGGCACGCGGGCCGCGCGTTCCGCACGCTCCACCGGCGGGTCGCCGACGACGTCGCCGCGGCGGCCCCGAGCGACGGGCTGGTGCTGGACGCCGGTTGCGGCACGGGCCTGCTCGCCGCGGAGATCGCGCACCGGCGGCCGGATCTGCGGGTGCACGGCGTGGACCTGCAGCAGGCCATGGTGGACGTCGCGGTCGAGCGCGCCGAGCGGGCGGGCCTCGCGGACCGGGTCGCGTTCACGGTCGCCGACCTCGCGGACCTCCCGCTGCCGGCCACCACCACCGACCTCGCGGTGTCCACGGCGAGCATGCACCACTGGACCGACGTCCCCGCGATCGTGACCGCCCTGCACCGGGTCCTGCGACCCGGCGGTCCACTGTGGATATACGACATCCGCTGGGCGCCCTCCCGCGCGGTCCGCGCGGCCTCCGCCGCCGCTGGCCGCCGCACGGCCCGGACGCTCGTGCGCACGGGCGCGTTCCCGGTCGCGTTGTTCCAGCGCCTGGCGGCCTGA
- a CDS encoding galactose oxidase early set domain-containing protein has translation MPDWGFWENQGCGLAVAGFGGQPHFVVLAVDNPAGQNAALHRLLHPLTDLHMAPEMGVWRLLERDSGTLAVHAALLRTGDVLFFAGSSNDPDRHNAHRYGTTVWHYPGEEVEQPDTPVDLFCVGHAFLPDGRLLAAGGTGQYDPFFGLRQSIAFDPDTLSWTAQPDMAGGRWYPSLLALGDGLVLAVAGLDETGMLNTVPEVYTGGAGWTTRPASAHWPMYGHLFLLADGRVFYSGGQYGSNNGVRPGVWDLASNEVTDVPGLPGAGLRNQSASVLLPPAQDQRVMIVGGGPWDMHDHSGATASAAIADLSAATPRYTPAADLHMARMHLCATLLPDRTVLVNGGSMMEEHADAAALGAEIFDPVSGAWTMAAESRVPRLYHSVALLMPDGKVVTAGSNPARKTEEMRIEVFWPPYLFAGPRPLVVVTTPEVHYGDTLEAGVPDAADIASASLIRPGATTHSSELEQRLVDLPVTVTGEDTVEVRLPASANLAPPGWYLLTVVNHAGVPSPAVWVRLS, from the coding sequence GTGCCGGACTGGGGTTTCTGGGAGAACCAGGGCTGCGGCCTCGCCGTCGCCGGATTCGGCGGACAACCGCACTTCGTCGTGCTGGCCGTGGACAACCCGGCCGGGCAGAACGCCGCGCTGCACCGGTTGCTGCACCCGCTCACCGACCTGCACATGGCGCCCGAGATGGGGGTGTGGCGCCTGCTCGAGCGCGACTCCGGCACCCTCGCCGTGCACGCCGCGCTGCTGCGCACCGGGGACGTGCTGTTCTTCGCCGGGTCGAGCAACGATCCGGACCGGCACAACGCGCACCGCTACGGCACCACGGTCTGGCACTACCCGGGTGAGGAGGTCGAGCAGCCGGACACGCCGGTCGACCTGTTCTGCGTCGGGCACGCGTTCCTGCCCGACGGCAGGCTGCTCGCCGCTGGGGGCACCGGGCAGTACGACCCGTTCTTCGGGCTGCGGCAGTCGATCGCGTTCGACCCGGACACCCTGAGCTGGACGGCGCAACCGGACATGGCGGGTGGCCGGTGGTACCCGTCGCTGCTCGCGCTGGGTGACGGGCTGGTCCTCGCCGTCGCCGGGCTCGACGAGACCGGCATGCTCAACACCGTCCCCGAGGTCTACACCGGCGGCGCGGGCTGGACCACGCGGCCCGCGTCGGCGCACTGGCCGATGTACGGGCACCTGTTCCTGCTCGCCGACGGCCGCGTGTTCTACAGTGGCGGCCAGTACGGCAGCAACAACGGGGTGCGGCCGGGCGTGTGGGACCTGGCTTCCAACGAGGTGACCGACGTGCCGGGCCTGCCCGGCGCCGGGCTGCGCAACCAGTCGGCGAGCGTGCTGCTGCCGCCGGCGCAGGACCAGCGGGTGATGATCGTCGGCGGCGGGCCGTGGGACATGCACGACCACTCCGGCGCGACCGCGTCGGCCGCCATCGCGGACCTGTCCGCCGCCACGCCCCGCTACACGCCCGCGGCTGACCTGCACATGGCGCGGATGCACCTGTGCGCGACGCTGCTGCCGGACCGGACGGTGCTGGTCAACGGTGGCTCGATGATGGAGGAGCACGCGGACGCGGCGGCGCTGGGGGCGGAGATCTTCGACCCGGTGAGCGGGGCGTGGACGATGGCCGCGGAGAGCCGGGTGCCGCGGCTGTACCACTCGGTGGCGCTGCTGATGCCGGACGGCAAGGTCGTGACCGCGGGCTCCAACCCGGCGCGCAAGACCGAGGAGATGCGCATCGAGGTGTTCTGGCCGCCCTACCTGTTCGCCGGCCCGCGCCCGCTGGTCGTCGTGACCACGCCCGAGGTGCACTACGGCGACACGCTGGAGGCCGGCGTCCCGGACGCGGCGGACATCGCGAGCGCGTCGCTGATCCGCCCCGGCGCGACGACGCACTCCAGCGAGCTGGAGCAGCGGCTGGTGGACCTGCCGGTCACGGTGACGGGGGAGGACACGGTCGAGGTGCGGCTGCCCGCGTCAGCGAACCTGGCGCCGCCCGGCTGGTACCTGCTGACGGTGGTGAACCACGCGGGAGTCCCGTCACCCGCGGTGTGGGTGCGGTTGAGCTGA